One Falsihalocynthiibacter arcticus DNA segment encodes these proteins:
- a CDS encoding universal stress protein, with product MKSKIVIGLDGAETGDRALAFAKDLASRMDDCELLAIYVIEWSPFTFQTAEENAQRHNRREEEIALATSRIVDPAVKALKEAGFNASGLVRHGDVAETLNKLTVQNGGTQIIVGRASSHGFAKRIFGSSTQNLVMHADVPVTVVG from the coding sequence ATGAAATCGAAGATTGTTATTGGACTTGACGGTGCAGAGACGGGAGACCGCGCTTTAGCATTTGCCAAAGACTTGGCATCCAGAATGGATGACTGCGAACTGCTCGCCATTTACGTTATCGAATGGTCGCCGTTCACCTTTCAAACTGCGGAAGAAAACGCGCAACGGCACAATCGCCGTGAGGAAGAAATTGCGCTCGCTACATCGCGGATTGTTGACCCTGCGGTCAAGGCCCTAAAAGAGGCTGGCTTTAATGCCAGCGGTCTCGTGCGACATGGGGATGTTGCCGAAACCTTGAACAAACTCACCGTTCAAAACGGCGGTACGCAGATCATTGTTGGTCGCGCTTCATCACACGGGTTCGCGAAGCGTATTTTTGGTAGCTCAACACAAAACCTTGTGATGCACGCCGATGTGCCTGTCACAGTTGTAGGATAG
- the istA gene encoding IS21 family transposase produces MYSVDIYNRVRRACLKDGMSTREAARYFNKDRKTIAKMLRHELPPGYRRSEAPRRPTLDDYVGVIDNILRTDKALIKKQRHTAKRIFERLRDEHGYAGSLTTVTYYVREQKRRTKEVFVPLSHRPGHAQVDFGETLGVIGGVECKIHFFVMSLPHSDAVFVKGYPAETTEAFCDGHVSAFAFFDGIPQSILYDNTKIAVARILGDRTRIRTRRFTELQSHYLFDDKFGRPARGNDKGNVEGMVGYTRRNFMVPAPRCDSFDDLNAHLEAKCLARQDDTLRGHTQTIGQRLVSDFDALMGLPVAEYEACDHVNTRATSISMVRYRSNDYSVPVAYAHHDVHVRGFVHEVIIGCGNEIVARHKRSYLSADMIFDPLHFLPLIEQKVGALDQAAPLQGWNLPDAFATLHRLLEARMGKPGKREYVQVLRLLETFEMDVVQGAIQHAIDLGAIGYDAVKHLVLCRIEKRPPRLDLDFYPYLPKANVGTTRPSSYMSLLGATA; encoded by the coding sequence ATGTATTCTGTGGATATTTATAATCGTGTGCGCCGTGCTTGTTTGAAGGACGGGATGTCTACTCGAGAAGCGGCGCGTTATTTCAACAAGGATCGCAAAACGATAGCCAAGATGTTGCGGCATGAGCTCCCTCCTGGTTATCGGCGTTCAGAAGCCCCGCGTCGCCCAACGCTTGATGATTATGTTGGTGTCATCGATAATATACTGCGTACAGATAAGGCCCTGATCAAAAAGCAGCGCCACACCGCCAAGCGTATTTTTGAGCGTTTGAGGGATGAACACGGGTACGCGGGAAGCTTGACGACAGTGACCTATTACGTTCGCGAACAAAAGCGACGCACTAAAGAGGTGTTTGTACCGTTGTCGCATCGGCCAGGCCACGCGCAGGTTGATTTTGGTGAGACACTTGGCGTGATTGGTGGCGTGGAATGCAAGATCCATTTTTTTGTAATGAGCTTACCGCATTCTGATGCGGTGTTCGTTAAGGGATACCCTGCCGAGACGACGGAAGCATTCTGCGACGGCCATGTGTCCGCCTTTGCGTTCTTTGATGGTATTCCGCAGTCCATTCTCTACGACAACACCAAGATCGCCGTTGCGCGGATACTCGGGGACAGAACGCGTATTCGCACACGTCGGTTCACTGAGCTGCAATCCCATTACCTGTTCGATGACAAGTTCGGGCGACCAGCGCGAGGAAACGATAAAGGCAACGTTGAGGGCATGGTTGGATATACGCGTCGCAACTTCATGGTCCCTGCGCCGCGTTGTGACAGCTTTGATGATTTGAACGCCCATCTGGAAGCGAAGTGTTTAGCACGTCAGGACGATACTTTGCGCGGCCACACCCAAACCATAGGTCAACGTTTGGTATCCGATTTTGATGCGCTGATGGGGTTGCCCGTGGCGGAATATGAAGCCTGCGACCATGTCAACACACGGGCCACTTCGATCTCGATGGTGCGCTATCGCAGCAATGACTACTCGGTGCCGGTGGCTTATGCACACCACGATGTTCATGTGCGTGGGTTTGTACATGAGGTTATCATCGGCTGCGGTAACGAGATCGTTGCACGGCACAAACGATCCTACCTATCCGCGGATATGATCTTTGACCCGCTCCACTTCCTGCCCTTGATTGAGCAGAAGGTGGGGGCTTTGGATCAGGCAGCCCCTTTGCAGGGCTGGAATCTACCGGATGCCTTCGCCACCCTGCACCGACTGCTCGAAGCCAGAATGGGCAAACCGGGCAAGCGAGAATACGTTCAAGTTCTGCGCCTTTTGGAAACATTCGAGATGGACGTTGTGCAAGGCGCAATCCAGCATGCCATTGATCTGGGCGCTATTGGCTATGATGCCGTAAAACACCTTGTGCTATGCCGTATTGAGAAGCGGCCACCGCGATTGGATTTGGACTTCTACCCGTATTTGCCTAAGGCCAATGTCGGCACGACACGCCCATCCAGTTACATGAGCCTGCTGGGAGCCACGGCATGA
- a CDS encoding IS630 family transposase (programmed frameshift): MSAALPMALRARFQEYIEEGLSGRAAAARLKVSAATGVRWLRRIRERGNATPDVQGRPKGHGKLALHREFLVELVAQDGDITLPELAGALKAATGVVAHSASIGRFLRKLGYTYKKSLVATERLRAHVKLRRRDWFRYRIPAMQAHPERLVFIDETSVKTNLTRLRGRSLCGKRLEMDAPFGAWGTQTFIAGLTQDNLIAPWVIKGAMDGEAFEVYVRNVLAPELRPGTVVICDNLATHYNKAAAEALREVGCWFLYLPPYSPDLNPIEMAFSKLKAHLRRIGARTFDQMFDALAKICNLFTPDECWNFFCEAGYGSS, from the exons ATGTCAGCAGCATTACCGATGGCGCTTCGGGCGCGGTTTCAAGAGTACATTGAGGAAGGGTTGAGCGGTCGTGCGGCGGCGGCGCGTTTGAAGGTTTCGGCGGCCACGGGCGTTCGCTGGCTTCGCAGAATCCGTGAGCGAGGCAATGCCACACCGGATGTCCAAGGGCGACCAAAAGGACACGGAAAGCTCGCGCTCCACCGTGAGTTTCTTGTAGAGTTGGTCGCGCAGGATGGTGACATCACACTGCCAGAACTGGCCGGAGCGCTGAAGGCCGCCACGGGTGTTGTTGCCCATTCTGCATCTATCGGACGGTTCCTGCGCAAACTTGGTTACACGTAC AAAAAGTCACTGGTGGCCACCGAGCGGCTCCGCGCCCATGTGAAGCTGCGTCGTCGGGACTGGTTCCGGTACCGTATTCCGGCAATGCAAGCGCATCCTGAACGGCTCGTCTTCATAGACGAGACGTCAGTAAAAACCAATCTGACCCGACTACGTGGGCGCAGTCTATGCGGAAAGCGTCTGGAAATGGACGCACCGTTTGGGGCGTGGGGCACTCAGACGTTCATTGCAGGCCTGACGCAAGATAACCTGATTGCACCATGGGTCATCAAGGGGGCGATGGATGGTGAGGCGTTTGAAGTCTACGTCCGCAATGTCCTTGCCCCGGAACTGCGACCAGGCACTGTCGTCATTTGCGACAACCTTGCCACCCATTACAACAAGGCGGCTGCAGAAGCCTTGCGGGAAGTCGGGTGCTGGTTCCTCTACCTGCCGCCGTACTCACCCGATCTCAACCCCATTGAAATGGCCTTCTCAAAACTCAAAGCCCACCTTCGAAGGATCGGAGCCAGAACATTTGACCAGATGTTCGATGCCCTCGCCAAAATTTGCAATCTCTTCACGCCAGACGAATGCTGGAACTTCTTTTGTGAGGCGGGATACGGATCAAGTTAA
- a CDS encoding AEC family transporter, translating into MLFSTIWPLFALICLGYILVRRGFPDPSFWPAAERINYFLLFPALLVSSLADAPVRDPQLLRLGGSAVVIILFAALALALTRRAHPMPAARFGPLLQGTVRFNTYLGLAIVATLAGPVGIERAALYLAIAVPLVNVLSIMALTEAGQARTPLAMLRTMTRNPLILACLGGIALALTGWGLPFGTGRFLDLLAQASLPLGLLCVGAALQPAALRRDGLTLAATGALRLLLMPLLAAFIARAVGLSGVEALVLVVFSAIPTAPTSYVLTQQLNGDSTLMAGIVTSQTIAAIATIPLVLWVLTP; encoded by the coding sequence TTGCTTTTCTCCACCATCTGGCCCCTTTTCGCGCTGATCTGCCTTGGCTATATCCTTGTCCGGCGTGGCTTTCCTGATCCCAGCTTCTGGCCCGCCGCCGAACGGATTAACTATTTCCTGCTCTTCCCAGCCCTTCTTGTCAGCAGTTTGGCAGATGCCCCCGTCCGCGACCCACAGTTGCTACGTCTGGGCGGTTCGGCCGTCGTAATCATTCTGTTCGCTGCACTCGCCCTGGCCCTGACCCGACGCGCCCACCCCATGCCCGCCGCCCGCTTCGGCCCACTGCTGCAAGGCACGGTGCGCTTTAACACCTATCTGGGGCTGGCCATCGTTGCCACCTTGGCCGGACCCGTAGGAATCGAACGGGCGGCGCTTTACCTTGCCATCGCCGTGCCTTTGGTCAACGTCCTGTCGATTATGGCCCTGACCGAGGCCGGTCAGGCCCGCACCCCCCTTGCCATGCTCCGCACCATGACGCGCAATCCGCTGATCCTGGCATGTCTGGGGGGCATCGCGCTGGCGCTGACTGGATGGGGCTTACCCTTCGGCACTGGGCGCTTTCTTGACCTTCTAGCGCAAGCCAGCCTGCCGCTTGGCCTGCTCTGCGTGGGGGCCGCCCTGCAACCCGCCGCCCTGCGTCGCGACGGGCTAACCCTAGCTGCAACCGGCGCCCTTCGCCTCCTGCTGATGCCTCTGCTCGCAGCGTTCATCGCGCGCGCCGTCGGCCTTAGTGGGGTCGAGGCGCTGGTGTTGGTCGTTTTCTCAGCTATCCCCACGGCCCCCACTTCCTATGTGTTGACCCAGCAACTGAACGGCGACAGCACGTTGATGGCGGGTATCGTCACCTCTCAGACCATTGCCGCCATCGCCACAATTCCACTGGTCCTGTGGGTCCTCACCCCTTGA
- the istB gene encoding IS21-like element helper ATPase IstB, with translation MTDAPQILLHHHLKKLRLPTFQGEYAKQAQICAAENKDHIQYLARLCEMELIDRERRMIERRIKAAKFPSTKSLDSFDFKIMPSLNKPLTMDLARCDYVDRRENIIALGPSGTGKTHIALGLGLAACQRGLKVRFTTAAALVHDLIEAQDELRLQRMQKQLTSQNLLIIDELGFVPLSKSGAELLFEVISQCYERGSIIITSNLPFDEWTEVFGSERLTGALLDRLTHHVHILEMNGESYRLKHSRKNRQ, from the coding sequence ATGACAGATGCTCCCCAAATCCTTCTGCACCACCACCTCAAGAAGTTGCGCTTGCCAACGTTCCAAGGAGAGTACGCAAAACAAGCCCAAATCTGTGCTGCTGAGAATAAGGACCACATCCAATATCTGGCGCGTCTGTGCGAGATGGAGTTAATTGACCGCGAACGGCGGATGATCGAAAGGCGGATCAAAGCGGCGAAGTTCCCCAGCACCAAAAGCCTGGATAGTTTTGACTTCAAGATCATGCCCAGCTTGAACAAGCCACTGACGATGGACTTGGCTCGATGTGACTACGTGGATCGCAGAGAAAACATTATTGCCCTCGGCCCATCGGGAACGGGCAAGACCCACATAGCTTTAGGACTTGGATTAGCCGCGTGCCAAAGAGGGTTGAAAGTACGGTTCACGACGGCGGCAGCCTTGGTTCATGATCTGATAGAAGCCCAAGATGAGCTCCGATTGCAGCGCATGCAAAAGCAACTGACGAGCCAGAATCTGTTGATCATTGATGAATTAGGCTTCGTTCCTCTGAGTAAATCCGGCGCAGAATTGCTCTTTGAGGTGATCTCGCAGTGCTACGAACGTGGTTCCATCATCATAACCTCAAACCTGCCCTTTGATGAATGGACCGAAGTCTTTGGCTCAGAGCGGCTCACGGGAGCCTTGCTGGATCGTTTGACACATCACGTCCACATCCTTGAGATGAACGGCGAAAGCTATAGGCTCAAACACAGTCGTAAGAACCGCCAGTAG
- a CDS encoding YrhK family protein has translation MPHLFVNRPRLTDPTSSKADLRRNFLWETINTTVYLVGGIVFVIGSILFFPALAAYADLGAWIFFGGSLLYLLVTGHDLFEVRRHLQKIVGVKTVWDKLEFWAALSYTAGSVLFAIGSLLFLSPGALFIAGAWCFVIGSLLFVLGAVINVLEIVLAKDLITLQLMNLTALTFVTGSTLFAVASIPYLMALNDPADRTTIDAFLAWQYIVGSVLFLAGGVFNYWRACVIMRQEIGAALDVNATG, from the coding sequence ATGCCCCATCTCTTCGTCAATAGGCCTCGCCTGACTGACCCAACTTCAAGTAAAGCGGACCTGCGCAGGAATTTCTTGTGGGAGACAATTAATACTACCGTATATCTTGTTGGCGGCATCGTCTTTGTCATTGGCAGCATCCTGTTTTTTCCCGCACTGGCCGCCTACGCAGATCTGGGGGCGTGGATCTTCTTTGGCGGCTCCCTGCTCTACCTGTTGGTAACGGGGCACGACCTGTTCGAGGTGCGGCGTCATCTCCAGAAAATTGTTGGGGTCAAAACAGTATGGGACAAACTAGAGTTCTGGGCTGCGCTCAGCTACACCGCCGGAAGCGTGCTGTTCGCCATAGGCAGCTTGCTCTTCCTGTCGCCGGGTGCGTTATTCATTGCGGGGGCGTGGTGTTTCGTTATTGGTAGTCTACTATTCGTGCTGGGTGCCGTCATCAACGTGTTAGAGATCGTGCTGGCGAAAGATCTGATAACGTTGCAGTTGATGAATTTGACAGCCTTGACCTTCGTAACCGGCTCGACACTCTTTGCGGTGGCGTCAATTCCTTACCTTATGGCACTGAATGACCCAGCGGACCGGACAACAATCGACGCGTTCCTAGCATGGCAGTACATCGTCGGAAGTGTGCTGTTCTTGGCGGGAGGCGTGTTCAATTACTGGCGTGCCTGCGTGATTATGAGGCAGGAGATTGGCGCGGCGCTGGACGTAAACGCCACCGGATAG
- a CDS encoding winged helix-turn-helix domain-containing protein: MSGNPNEKEPKNSEIAIIGDFRFDVRSLTLFDIEWQPVFLRHQSALVLSELAKSPGKTVSKDRLVSAVWGGTFVSDDSLVQCIKDIRKALCDNDRKLVRTIARIGYRLDTYQPVASFTTNQKPSIFIENIQSSGNRKISKVFATNLRDKLVLVMAPRTEVRVFTSTGNQTATDYIVQGRANVSGDCVKLFLSLSEVTLHGHFYAESFERDVSEIDQLAEDVARKISSVLRISVFNHDGEKYGNKPDGQLDFQQLMAKAHYFYGRITVPATAIARTTLQVAVERSPDDPKALAMLAHSTTQMRPYIRIEDNEAEKIWALSLADRAVALGATSAFAFRTRANLRLWLLGDHKGCRTDCARTLAINPNFYLTHLTLATSEILTGAHIAGIDRIRSFVSLTKIDRQYAYFQSLIGLAWILAGDDVAAIQFASDAYERLPDSSWHAMVYAAAASVNSSITKTEEFKKMIYEIDLPFTHFRSLPFADVKDVEMLETRLRVVGLGA; this comes from the coding sequence ATGTCAGGAAATCCAAACGAAAAAGAACCGAAAAATTCTGAAATTGCGATCATTGGGGACTTTCGATTTGATGTCAGAAGCTTGACCCTTTTCGATATTGAATGGCAGCCAGTGTTTTTACGCCATCAGTCGGCATTAGTTTTAAGCGAGCTTGCAAAGTCACCGGGCAAAACTGTCTCGAAGGATAGGCTCGTAAGTGCCGTTTGGGGCGGGACATTTGTAAGCGACGACAGTCTTGTGCAGTGTATCAAGGACATCCGAAAAGCGCTGTGCGACAATGATCGTAAACTTGTGCGAACGATCGCCAGGATAGGCTATCGTCTGGATACGTACCAACCGGTCGCTTCATTCACTACGAACCAGAAACCCAGTATCTTTATCGAAAACATTCAGTCCTCCGGAAATCGAAAAATATCCAAGGTTTTTGCTACGAATCTTCGGGACAAACTCGTTTTGGTCATGGCGCCGCGCACCGAAGTGAGGGTCTTCACCAGCACCGGAAACCAAACAGCGACAGACTACATCGTGCAGGGCCGAGCGAATGTCAGCGGCGACTGCGTCAAGCTTTTTTTATCTCTTTCCGAGGTGACGTTGCACGGCCATTTCTATGCCGAATCTTTCGAGAGAGACGTATCGGAAATAGATCAGCTGGCAGAAGATGTCGCGCGAAAGATTTCAAGTGTTTTGCGTATTAGCGTCTTTAATCATGATGGCGAGAAATATGGTAATAAGCCAGACGGACAACTTGATTTCCAACAACTGATGGCCAAGGCGCACTACTTTTACGGTCGCATTACAGTCCCTGCGACCGCGATCGCTCGAACAACATTGCAGGTCGCCGTCGAAAGATCGCCTGACGACCCGAAAGCACTCGCGATGTTGGCACATTCAACCACGCAGATGCGCCCATACATTCGCATTGAGGACAATGAAGCCGAAAAAATTTGGGCGTTGTCACTGGCGGATAGGGCCGTCGCACTCGGCGCAACATCAGCTTTTGCATTCCGCACCCGTGCCAACCTGAGACTTTGGTTGTTGGGGGATCATAAGGGGTGCCGCACCGATTGCGCACGGACGCTGGCGATTAACCCGAACTTTTATTTGACTCATCTGACGCTCGCAACCAGTGAAATATTAACAGGGGCGCATATCGCTGGAATTGACCGCATAAGATCTTTCGTTTCCCTGACAAAGATCGATCGTCAATATGCATACTTTCAGTCGTTGATCGGATTGGCGTGGATCTTGGCGGGCGACGATGTTGCCGCAATTCAATTTGCAAGCGACGCCTATGAACGTTTGCCGGATTCCTCATGGCACGCAATGGTCTATGCTGCCGCAGCCTCTGTTAATTCTTCTATCACCAAGACCGAAGAGTTCAAAAAAATGATATATGAAATAGACCTGCCTTTTACGCATTTCAGATCGTTGCCGTTCGCAGACGTGAAGGACGTCGAAATGCTGGAAACCCGGCTTCGTGTCGTTGGCCTTGGGGCGTAG
- a CDS encoding cupin domain-containing protein, producing MKRPIVTAFTAFAIHLALTLAPVSAETVITPVLTTPIEGMPDTEVKVLLFDVDPGWKTDHHIHPGQLFVYILEGGLRLEVDGAEPVDYAAGEAFYELPDLGMTGANLSATERAKFVVFQFGEAGSPLIVKRGAIMGHRSGCVSQL from the coding sequence ATGAAACGACCTATCGTCACGGCTTTCACCGCATTCGCGATTCACTTGGCCCTAACTCTGGCGCCAGTATCGGCGGAGACGGTAATCACACCGGTGCTGACAACCCCCATCGAGGGCATGCCAGATACAGAGGTAAAAGTTCTACTGTTCGACGTCGACCCGGGTTGGAAAACCGACCATCATATCCATCCAGGACAATTATTCGTCTACATACTTGAGGGTGGGTTGCGTCTGGAGGTTGATGGCGCAGAACCTGTTGACTATGCGGCCGGTGAAGCGTTTTACGAACTGCCGGACCTCGGAATGACCGGTGCGAATCTGAGCGCTACCGAGCGCGCCAAATTTGTTGTTTTCCAATTTGGCGAGGCTGGAAGTCCACTTATTGTAAAACGCGGAGCAATAATGGGCCACAGAAGCGGCTGCGTATCGCAGTTGTAG
- a CDS encoding IS1182 family transposase, translated as MLGPKQEAQGALFYEFSVDDHVPQDHLLRSIDRFVDLSSIRPHLAEFYSHTGRPSIDPELLIRMLLVGYCLGIRLERRLCEEVHLNLAYRWFCRFDLTDLVPNHSTLSKNRHGRFRDSDLLRHLFKTAVARCIADGLVSGQRFAADASLIEADANKQNSTPKEDWDTSAITPQDAPRAVREYLDVLDDAAFGAASEVEPKFTSHSDPASQWTAARKGPAFFAYSTNYLIDTDHSIIVDVEATRSIRQAEVGSVRTMLDRVKVKFDLHPERIIADTAYGSGPMLGWLVDRKIAPHIPVIDKAGRTDGTLSRADFEWVPENDQYACPEGQSLKQFRRNYSDPNSGPTNTGVAKYRGLKLTCQACPSKAKCCPNTDFRAITREEREDARQVARDFAKTKQYVISMRLRKKVEMLFAHLKRILGLGRLRLRGPNGAKDEFLLAATAQNLRKLAKILPAPQQMQKA; from the coding sequence ATGTTGGGACCAAAGCAAGAGGCGCAAGGCGCGTTGTTTTATGAGTTCTCGGTTGACGATCATGTGCCTCAAGATCATCTGCTACGTTCGATTGATCGGTTTGTGGATCTGAGCAGTATCCGTCCACATCTTGCAGAATTCTACAGCCACACGGGCCGACCATCCATTGATCCAGAACTGCTGATCCGCATGCTGTTGGTTGGGTATTGCCTTGGTATCCGATTAGAGCGGCGGCTTTGTGAGGAGGTTCATCTGAACCTTGCTTACCGCTGGTTCTGCCGGTTTGATCTTACTGATCTTGTGCCCAACCACTCGACATTATCCAAAAACCGACATGGGCGTTTCCGTGACAGTGATCTTTTGCGCCACTTGTTTAAAACGGCTGTGGCGCGCTGCATTGCGGACGGTCTCGTGAGCGGCCAGCGCTTTGCGGCAGATGCCAGTTTGATCGAAGCTGACGCCAACAAACAAAACTCAACGCCGAAGGAAGATTGGGACACATCAGCAATTACGCCGCAGGATGCTCCGCGCGCTGTGCGTGAGTATCTCGATGTTCTGGACGATGCCGCTTTCGGCGCGGCCTCTGAGGTCGAGCCCAAGTTCACATCCCATTCCGATCCCGCCAGTCAGTGGACTGCAGCCCGTAAAGGGCCCGCTTTCTTTGCCTATTCGACCAATTACCTGATCGACACTGACCACAGCATTATCGTTGATGTCGAAGCCACAAGGTCGATCCGACAGGCAGAGGTAGGGTCCGTGCGTACCATGCTGGACCGCGTCAAAGTCAAATTCGACTTGCACCCCGAACGCATCATCGCGGACACCGCTTACGGCTCCGGCCCAATGCTGGGATGGCTGGTGGATCGCAAAATCGCCCCGCATATCCCTGTCATTGATAAAGCGGGCCGCACGGACGGGACCTTGAGCCGCGCAGACTTCGAATGGGTTCCGGAAAACGATCAATATGCTTGTCCAGAAGGCCAATCACTCAAGCAGTTCCGCCGCAACTATTCCGATCCCAACAGTGGCCCAACCAACACAGGTGTCGCCAAATACCGCGGTCTAAAACTGACCTGCCAGGCCTGCCCATCCAAAGCCAAGTGCTGCCCAAACACCGACTTCCGCGCCATCACCCGAGAAGAGCGCGAAGACGCCCGTCAAGTGGCACGCGATTTTGCCAAGACCAAACAATATGTGATCTCGATGCGGCTCAGAAAGAAGGTGGAAATGCTCTTCGCCCATCTCAAACGTATTCTCGGATTGGGCAGACTCCGATTACGCGGCCCGAACGGTGCTAAAGACGAATTCTTACTCGCTGCAACCGCCCAAAACCTCCGCAAACTCGCCAAGATCCTTCCTGCACCGCAGCAAATGCAAAAAGCCTGA
- a CDS encoding IS30 family transposase, which translates to MKYRRRIYYSTEPRAEIWDWWQRGESMRSIGRVFDRQSSSVFSVISPTGGIRPPDRRRGHVALSLSEREEISRGLSTEQSLRAIAHQLRRAPSTISREVRRNGGLAGYRAIASDQAAWDRARRPKICKLACHPKLACAVSAKLRRKWSPEQVAGWLKRAFPGEAHKQVSHETIYRSLYIQARGVLKKELLEHLRARRTVRRSKHASQKRNGNGQIKNAVSISERPASVEDRAVPGHWEGDLIGGSKNSYIATLVERHSRYVMLVKVANKDTESVVTALIKSAQKLPRELYKSLTWDRGKELADHPRFTLATDVDVYFCDPQSPWQRGSNENTNRLLRQYLPRGTDLSVHSQAKLSAIARQLNERPRKTLQYQTPAEKFAECVASTG; encoded by the coding sequence ATGAAATATCGTCGTAGGATTTATTATTCAACTGAACCGCGTGCTGAGATTTGGGATTGGTGGCAGCGAGGCGAGTCGATGAGGTCGATTGGGCGCGTTTTTGATCGCCAATCATCCTCAGTCTTTTCCGTGATCTCACCAACGGGTGGGATACGCCCACCAGATCGCAGACGCGGGCACGTTGCATTGAGCCTTTCTGAGCGCGAGGAAATATCCCGCGGGCTGAGCACCGAGCAGTCCTTGCGTGCGATTGCGCATCAGTTGCGACGTGCGCCCTCGACGATCAGCCGAGAGGTGCGGCGCAATGGTGGCCTTGCAGGTTATCGTGCAATCGCGTCTGATCAAGCGGCGTGGGATCGCGCGCGGCGTCCCAAGATTTGCAAGCTGGCTTGTCACCCGAAGTTGGCCTGCGCAGTATCAGCAAAGCTGCGGCGCAAGTGGTCTCCCGAGCAGGTTGCGGGCTGGCTCAAACGCGCTTTCCCAGGAGAGGCACACAAACAGGTGTCACACGAAACGATCTACAGAAGCCTTTATATACAGGCGCGAGGCGTCCTTAAAAAGGAACTCCTGGAGCATCTGCGCGCAAGACGGACTGTCAGGCGCTCCAAACACGCCAGCCAGAAGCGCAACGGGAATGGCCAGATTAAGAATGCTGTATCTATCAGCGAAAGGCCTGCGTCCGTCGAAGATCGGGCCGTTCCGGGCCACTGGGAAGGCGACTTGATTGGCGGATCCAAGAACAGCTATATCGCAACCCTCGTTGAGCGGCATTCACGGTACGTGATGCTGGTTAAAGTCGCCAACAAAGACACCGAGAGTGTCGTCACGGCGCTGATCAAGTCGGCTCAGAAGCTGCCCCGTGAGCTTTACAAATCTCTGACATGGGATCGCGGAAAAGAGCTGGCAGATCATCCGCGCTTTACGTTGGCCACGGATGTTGATGTCTACTTTTGCGACCCACAGTCGCCTTGGCAACGCGGATCAAACGAAAACACCAACCGGCTTTTGAGGCAGTATTTGCCGCGCGGTACCGACTTATCGGTCCATTCCCAAGCAAAGCTCAGTGCAATCGCAAGGCAACTCAACGAACGCCCTCGCAAGACCTTGCAATATCAAACGCCAGCAGAGAAGTTCGCAGAGTGTGTTGCGTCGACCGGTTGA